Proteins from a genomic interval of Shewanella seohaensis:
- a CDS encoding RDD family protein, translating into MLNAEHANFPRAGFFRRLGAMIYDLLLAVAVYMFAGAIGFGIFFGLTASGLISMNGFEHVSDALNGTPIYHGIYQLWLVLCVGTFYALFWSKGGQTLGMRAWRLKIQHPNGQNLSLITAYARIVWSLLGIGNLWVLINDDKLALQDMMTRSEVVVLSKEANQMRNWHGA; encoded by the coding sequence ATGTTAAATGCTGAACATGCTAACTTCCCCCGTGCAGGATTCTTCCGCCGCTTAGGGGCAATGATCTATGACCTGCTGCTCGCAGTAGCCGTGTATATGTTTGCTGGCGCCATCGGCTTTGGTATTTTCTTCGGACTCACAGCCTCCGGCCTGATTAGCATGAATGGCTTTGAACATGTGTCCGACGCCCTCAATGGCACACCGATATACCATGGGATTTATCAACTCTGGTTAGTGCTCTGCGTTGGTACTTTTTATGCGCTTTTTTGGAGTAAGGGCGGTCAAACCCTCGGGATGCGCGCTTGGCGCCTTAAGATCCAACATCCTAATGGCCAAAACTTAAGCCTTATCACCGCCTATGCACGCATCGTCTGGTCATTACTCGGCATTGGTAATCTGTGGGTGCTGATCAACGACGATAAACTCGCACTACAGGATATGATGACCCGCTCAGAAGTGGTTGTGTTATCCAAGGAAGCCAACCAAATGCGCAATTGGCATGGTGCATAA
- a CDS encoding GNAT family N-acetyltransferase, translating into MLLRAITPEDWDAILQIQEECYSQLDPEPLHVLQSKWHVSPQSCFVFEVNESVVGYCLAHPWTTNMPPALYEPITQLPKADTLYLHDIAISVKAQGLGAGSKALMRLKQLADRFNLSSLSLVAVQGADSYWRKMGFKPKDIEKCLGSYTDDAMYMIYKLNHREE; encoded by the coding sequence ATGTTACTGCGTGCAATCACCCCAGAGGATTGGGATGCTATTTTACAGATCCAGGAAGAATGTTACTCCCAACTGGATCCTGAACCCCTGCATGTATTGCAAAGCAAGTGGCACGTTTCACCTCAATCCTGCTTTGTGTTTGAGGTGAATGAGTCGGTGGTGGGCTATTGCCTCGCCCACCCTTGGACCACCAATATGCCTCCCGCACTGTATGAACCCATCACTCAGTTACCTAAAGCTGATACCTTGTATCTGCACGATATTGCCATCTCGGTAAAGGCCCAAGGTTTAGGCGCAGGCTCAAAGGCCCTAATGCGCTTAAAGCAACTCGCGGATCGCTTTAACTTAAGCTCCCTCTCTCTGGTCGCGGTACAAGGTGCCGATAGCTACTGGCGTAAAATGGGCTTTAAACCTAAAGACATTGAGAAATGCCTTGGCAGCTATACCGACGATGCAATGTATATGATTTATAAGCTTAATCATCGAGAAGAATGA
- a CDS encoding DUF2960 domain-containing protein: MARQVTYTFKGETKTIAFSYDKHRDLYEAVAEAEGIDLTRFLAMEQQIAMTSRKGAKAEKDYRKVEFARFGFSNIHFVRDEEPEA, encoded by the coding sequence ATGGCGCGTCAAGTGACTTACACCTTCAAAGGTGAGACGAAAACCATCGCCTTTAGTTATGATAAACACCGCGATTTATACGAAGCCGTGGCCGAAGCCGAAGGCATAGACTTAACCAGGTTTCTCGCGATGGAACAACAAATTGCCATGACCTCACGCAAAGGAGCCAAGGCCGAAAAAGACTATCGCAAGGTCGAATTTGCGCGCTTTGGGTTTAGCAATATCCACTTTGTACGCGATGAAGAACCCGAGGCTTAA
- a CDS encoding chorismate mutase produces MQKPQPLNQTREQITHLDNELLSLLAERRRLSLEVARSKEVDVRPIRDTQREKELLARLVTAGREKGLDAHYVISLYQSIIEDSVLNQQAYLHGRANPETQKQQYCIAYLGARGSYSYLAASRYCQRRQVEMLDLGCQSFDEIVQAVESGHADYGFLPIENTSSGSINEVYDVLQHTSLSIVGETTIEVSHCLLGKPGSKLSDIKTVYAHPQPISQCSRYLSQHKDLRLEYCSSSAEAMEKVNQSANNSAAAIGSTEGGALYQLESIESGLANQKINQSRFIVVARKAVAVPEQLPAKTTLIMATGQKAGALVEALLVLKAHQLNMSKLESRPIPGTPWEEMFYLDIDANISSEAMQQGLKQLERITRFIKVLGCYPCETVKPTQLSNSQLLIEPNTSKAEVISTVSLDPSPYRFSKAYKAQASEIHCGPFTIGAGHIGAIAKITLSKSLLQQESSQAALSAFERRVKQLKEAGFQAVILDGCHSLASAEAIIPKLRQTLHQYDLLCVIAIEQATDMPLATGHADMLFLTGKQMFNQTLLTQAGTLPIPLFLERNDMASYEEFMAATETILSQGNQQLILCDSGIRTYNNANLPTLDLASLIQIKANSHLPIVINPCYAISEDALPLQTQGIKQLKADGLVLNCSLEEDKTHDSLALMSEVVRELYR; encoded by the coding sequence ATGCAAAAACCACAGCCTTTAAATCAAACGCGAGAACAAATTACTCACCTCGACAATGAGCTTCTCTCGTTACTCGCCGAACGTCGACGCCTAAGCCTTGAAGTGGCCCGCAGTAAAGAAGTGGATGTAAGACCCATTCGCGACACCCAAAGGGAAAAAGAACTGCTGGCAAGATTAGTCACAGCTGGCCGAGAAAAAGGCTTAGATGCCCACTACGTGATCTCACTGTATCAAAGCATTATCGAAGACTCAGTCCTTAATCAACAGGCTTATCTCCACGGCCGTGCTAATCCAGAAACCCAAAAACAGCAGTACTGTATCGCTTACCTTGGCGCCCGCGGTTCCTACTCTTACCTTGCCGCCTCTCGCTATTGCCAACGTCGTCAGGTTGAGATGCTCGACTTAGGTTGCCAAAGTTTCGATGAGATTGTCCAAGCCGTTGAGTCAGGCCACGCAGACTATGGCTTTTTGCCGATTGAAAACACTTCGTCCGGCTCTATCAACGAAGTATATGACGTGCTGCAACATACGAGTCTGTCCATCGTAGGCGAGACGACTATCGAAGTCAGCCATTGCCTGTTGGGCAAACCGGGTAGCAAACTGAGCGATATCAAAACTGTTTATGCCCATCCGCAGCCAATCAGTCAGTGCAGCCGTTATCTCAGCCAGCACAAGGACTTAAGACTGGAATATTGCTCAAGCAGCGCCGAAGCGATGGAGAAGGTCAACCAATCTGCCAACAATAGCGCCGCTGCGATTGGTAGCACCGAAGGTGGCGCGCTGTACCAACTCGAGTCGATTGAGTCAGGCCTTGCAAACCAAAAGATTAACCAGAGCCGCTTTATCGTGGTGGCTCGAAAAGCCGTAGCCGTACCCGAGCAATTGCCCGCTAAAACCACCTTGATTATGGCTACTGGCCAAAAGGCAGGGGCGTTGGTAGAAGCCCTATTGGTACTTAAAGCGCATCAGCTCAATATGAGCAAACTAGAATCTCGCCCTATTCCAGGCACGCCGTGGGAAGAAATGTTCTATCTGGATATCGATGCCAATATCTCCAGCGAAGCCATGCAGCAAGGGCTAAAGCAGCTCGAGAGGATCACGCGCTTTATCAAAGTATTAGGATGTTACCCCTGCGAAACCGTCAAACCGACGCAACTCAGTAATAGCCAATTACTCATCGAGCCGAACACCTCAAAAGCTGAGGTGATAAGCACGGTGAGCCTTGACCCGTCGCCCTATCGCTTCAGTAAGGCGTACAAGGCGCAGGCGAGTGAAATTCACTGCGGCCCCTTTACCATTGGCGCAGGCCATATTGGTGCTATAGCCAAAATCACGTTGAGCAAAAGCCTACTGCAGCAAGAGTCGTCACAGGCCGCCTTATCCGCCTTTGAGCGCAGAGTGAAACAGCTAAAAGAAGCGGGTTTCCAAGCGGTGATTTTAGACGGATGTCACTCACTCGCCTCAGCCGAAGCCATCATCCCTAAGCTACGCCAAACCCTACATCAGTATGATTTGCTCTGTGTCATCGCCATCGAACAGGCGACGGATATGCCATTGGCGACTGGTCATGCCGACATGCTGTTCTTAACGGGCAAACAAATGTTTAATCAGACCTTGCTGACTCAGGCAGGTACCTTGCCGATTCCGCTATTCCTCGAACGTAACGATATGGCAAGTTATGAGGAATTTATGGCGGCAACCGAGACGATTTTAAGTCAAGGGAACCAACAGCTTATCCTATGTGACTCTGGCATTCGTACCTATAACAATGCCAACTTACCCACCTTGGATTTAGCAAGCCTCATCCAAATTAAGGCCAACAGTCATCTCCCCATAGTGATTAACCCTTGTTATGCCATCAGCGAAGATGCGCTGCCACTGCAAACTCAAGGGATTAAACAGCTGAAAGCCGATGGCCTAGTGCTGAATTGCTCCCTTGAAGAAGATAAAACACATGACTCATTGGCGCTGATGAGCGAGGTCGTAAGGGAGTTATATCGCTAA
- a CDS encoding hybrid-cluster NAD(P)-dependent oxidoreductase, translating into MDTKTMNISTMQNIMPSPALSSAPASVVGFSQLVCVERWNETADVVSFRFQAGEPMKFDYKPGQFMTLVLEINGEQACRSYTLSSTPSRPYSLMLTIKRVDGGLVSNYLIDHLQPGQTVRVLPPTGQFNLFDIPAKKYLFLSAGCGITPMYSMSRYLTDSQMNADIAFVHSARTQADIIFKTSLETMATRHRDFKLRYIVEDVTTDTAWHPEAVLHDIGRLSVDNLRDLVPDFAERTVFLCGPEPYMQAVKTTLAELNFDMTQLYHESFATAVKEAQSRVKQAEMQTEAPVSGGNSFMLSIGDKKRALTAEQTLLEGIEAEGLPIIAACRSGVCGACKCQVLEGETQSTSSMTLTPSEIEAGYVLACSTKLKSDVTLSLT; encoded by the coding sequence ATGGATACAAAGACGATGAATATCAGTACTATGCAAAATATCATGCCAAGTCCCGCTTTATCTTCTGCGCCTGCAAGTGTTGTGGGTTTTAGCCAGTTAGTGTGTGTGGAGCGCTGGAACGAAACCGCCGATGTGGTGAGTTTTCGCTTTCAAGCCGGTGAGCCGATGAAGTTTGATTATAAGCCGGGGCAATTTATGACCTTAGTGCTAGAGATCAACGGTGAGCAGGCTTGCCGCAGTTACACCTTGTCCTCAACCCCTTCGAGACCTTATTCCTTAATGTTAACCATTAAGCGAGTCGATGGCGGACTGGTGTCGAATTACTTGATTGATCATTTACAGCCGGGGCAAACGGTGCGAGTCCTACCGCCAACGGGGCAGTTTAATCTGTTTGATATTCCTGCCAAAAAATACCTATTTTTGAGTGCAGGCTGTGGGATCACGCCCATGTATTCGATGTCGCGTTATTTAACCGACAGTCAAATGAATGCCGACATTGCTTTTGTACATAGTGCTCGCACCCAGGCCGATATTATTTTTAAAACGTCATTAGAGACCATGGCTACGCGCCATCGAGATTTTAAGCTGCGTTATATTGTGGAGGATGTCACTACTGATACGGCTTGGCATCCCGAGGCGGTATTGCATGATATCGGCCGTTTAAGTGTTGATAATCTACGAGATTTAGTCCCGGATTTTGCCGAACGAACCGTGTTTTTGTGCGGGCCAGAGCCTTATATGCAGGCGGTCAAAACGACTCTTGCTGAGCTTAACTTCGATATGACTCAGTTGTATCACGAGAGTTTTGCCACAGCGGTAAAAGAGGCGCAAAGTCGCGTAAAACAGGCCGAAATGCAGACTGAGGCTCCTGTGAGTGGCGGTAACAGCTTTATGTTATCCATTGGCGATAAAAAGCGGGCTTTAACGGCCGAGCAAACCTTGCTTGAAGGGATCGAAGCCGAAGGCTTACCGATTATTGCGGCCTGCCGTTCGGGGGTATGCGGTGCGTGCAAATGCCAAGTGCTAGAAGGGGAGACCCAGTCCACAAGTAGCATGACCTTAACGCCTAGCGAAATCGAAGCCGGATATGTGTTAGCTTGCTCGACTAAACTCAAGTCGGATGTGACGCTGTCTTTGACTTGA
- the pepA gene encoding leucyl aminopeptidase, protein MEFSVKSGSPEKQRSACIVVGVYEPRRLSGIAEQLDKISEGYISNLLRRGDLEGKPGQMLLLHHVPNVLSERVLLVGCGKERELDERQYKQIITKTINTLNETGSMEAVCFLTELHVKGRDTYWKVRQAVETTNSSLYSFDALKTRKGETRRPLRKLVFNVPTRRELTLGERAIEHGMAVSAGMHLCRDVANMPPNICNPAYLASQARQLAEVHENLHVTTVGEEQMAKLGMNSYLAVGRASANESIMTVMEYKGAVDSTEKPIILIGKGLTFDSGGISLKPGEAMDEMKYDMGGAAGVIGTMKAICEMKLPVNVVGILAGCENMPSGNAYRPGDILTTMSGQTVEVLNTDAEGRLVLCDVLTYVERFDPELVIDTATLTGACVIALGKHASGLFSSHNPLAHELLNAGEQSGDRAWRMPLWDEYQDMLDSPFADMTNLGGRPAGAITAACFLSRFAKKYNWAHLDVAGTAWNSGANKGSTGRPVPILTQFLINRAGVELGE, encoded by the coding sequence ATGGAGTTTAGCGTTAAGAGCGGCAGCCCGGAAAAACAACGCTCAGCCTGCATCGTTGTCGGTGTTTATGAACCCCGCCGTCTATCCGGCATCGCCGAGCAATTAGACAAGATTAGCGAAGGTTATATCAGTAATCTACTGCGTCGCGGCGATTTAGAAGGTAAGCCAGGCCAAATGTTATTACTGCACCACGTTCCTAACGTATTGAGTGAACGAGTGCTGTTAGTCGGTTGTGGCAAAGAACGAGAACTAGACGAACGCCAGTACAAGCAAATTATCACTAAGACCATCAACACCTTAAACGAAACAGGTTCAATGGAAGCCGTTTGCTTCCTGACCGAGTTACACGTTAAAGGCCGTGATACCTATTGGAAAGTTCGCCAAGCGGTAGAAACGACCAATAGCAGTTTATATAGCTTTGATGCGCTCAAAACCCGTAAAGGTGAGACCCGTCGTCCGCTGCGCAAGTTAGTATTTAATGTCCCAACTCGCCGCGAACTGACCTTAGGTGAGCGTGCGATTGAGCACGGCATGGCTGTTTCTGCCGGTATGCATTTATGTCGCGATGTAGCTAACATGCCGCCAAATATCTGTAATCCAGCCTATTTAGCCTCTCAAGCTCGCCAATTGGCCGAAGTTCACGAAAACCTGCATGTCACGACTGTGGGCGAAGAGCAAATGGCAAAACTCGGCATGAACTCTTACCTTGCCGTCGGCCGCGCCAGTGCCAATGAATCCATTATGACTGTGATGGAATACAAGGGTGCCGTTGACAGCACTGAAAAACCTATCATATTGATTGGTAAAGGCTTAACCTTCGACTCTGGTGGTATTTCACTAAAGCCAGGCGAAGCCATGGATGAAATGAAATACGATATGGGCGGCGCAGCTGGTGTTATCGGCACCATGAAAGCCATCTGTGAGATGAAGCTGCCAGTCAACGTCGTTGGTATTCTCGCGGGCTGTGAAAACATGCCATCGGGCAATGCTTACCGCCCTGGTGATATTTTAACCACAATGTCGGGTCAAACCGTTGAGGTGCTCAACACCGACGCCGAAGGCCGTCTGGTACTGTGTGACGTATTAACCTATGTTGAGCGTTTCGACCCAGAGCTGGTTATCGACACGGCAACTCTGACAGGCGCCTGTGTGATTGCCTTAGGTAAACATGCCTCTGGCCTGTTCTCCTCACACAACCCTCTGGCACACGAGCTGCTAAATGCTGGTGAGCAGAGTGGTGACCGCGCATGGCGTATGCCACTGTGGGATGAGTACCAAGATATGCTCGATAGCCCATTTGCCGATATGACCAACTTAGGTGGTCGTCCAGCGGGCGCGATTACTGCGGCTTGTTTCCTGTCTCGTTTCGCCAAGAAGTACAACTGGGCTCACTTAGACGTAGCCGGTACGGCCTGGAACAGCGGCGCGAATAAAGGTTCAACGGGTCGTCCTGTGCCAATTCTGACTCAATTCCTGATCAATCGCGCAGGCGTAGAATTAGGTGAGTAA
- a CDS encoding DMT family protein produces MNPTLTTIGLLCLSNIFMTFAWYGHLKSLGSKPWIIAALVSWGIALFEYLLQVPANRIGYTVMNVGQLKILQEVITLSLFVPFAYFYMKEPLKLDYLWAGLCILGAVYFIFRSEFN; encoded by the coding sequence ATGAACCCCACCCTAACGACTATTGGTTTACTCTGTCTTAGCAATATTTTTATGACCTTTGCATGGTATGGGCATTTAAAATCCTTAGGCTCAAAGCCTTGGATTATTGCCGCCTTAGTCAGTTGGGGCATCGCCTTATTTGAATACCTACTGCAAGTGCCCGCTAACCGCATCGGCTACACAGTGATGAATGTCGGCCAATTAAAAATCCTGCAGGAAGTCATCACCTTAAGCTTGTTTGTGCCCTTCGCCTATTTCTATATGAAGGAACCGCTCAAACTCGACTATCTCTGGGCTGGCCTGTGTATTCTCGGGGCGGTGTATTTTATTTTTAGAAGCGAATTTAACTAA
- a CDS encoding cation:proton antiporter, whose amino-acid sequence MTSYQILCILCALALVTSVASSRLHKLQETVAITALALGMSLLLLLGGKALGGHVYGYFVAGLEKLDFQALLLNGMLGFLLFAGALQIRLKILRHQKWEILILAFVSTLLSTFIVGGLLYYIAPMLGLPLALSHCLLFGALISPTDPIAVLAILKKMGAPEDIAIQVEGESLFNDGIGLVIFVAISHLAFSTEPLTFSQISLLFVQEALGGVVYGALLGVLLHHFFRYCEEETQLMLVTLLIPTAGYVIAEVLGVSGPLAMVSAGIIIGNYSVPKYFVRHERVKLYTFWSLIESFFNALLFLLLGLLLLLVTFKAPLWWFMLVAIPLVLAARAVSVLLPYIGFRLVKSYNPYAESILIWGGLRGGLALAMAMSLPEGVIIDSQTGAELRELVLVMTYAVVVFSILVQGSSITGLIRRSNAVATEANHQIASERT is encoded by the coding sequence ATGACGAGTTATCAAATTCTCTGTATTCTTTGTGCGTTAGCCTTAGTCACGTCTGTGGCATCCTCGCGTTTGCATAAGCTGCAAGAAACCGTTGCCATTACCGCATTGGCGTTGGGCATGAGCCTGTTACTCTTGCTGGGCGGTAAAGCGCTTGGCGGCCATGTTTATGGTTACTTTGTTGCGGGGCTGGAGAAGCTCGACTTTCAGGCTCTGTTACTCAACGGCATGTTGGGTTTTCTCTTGTTTGCCGGGGCATTACAGATCCGCTTAAAAATCTTAAGGCATCAGAAATGGGAAATTCTCATCCTTGCCTTTGTCAGTACATTGCTCTCGACTTTTATCGTCGGTGGTTTGCTTTACTACATTGCTCCCATGCTGGGATTGCCCTTGGCCCTAAGCCATTGCTTGCTCTTTGGCGCCTTGATTTCACCCACAGATCCAATTGCCGTGTTAGCCATTCTGAAGAAGATGGGCGCGCCCGAAGATATTGCCATTCAGGTAGAAGGGGAGTCGCTCTTTAACGATGGCATAGGGTTGGTGATTTTTGTGGCCATCTCCCATCTGGCCTTTTCAACTGAGCCGCTGACCTTCTCGCAAATCTCGCTATTGTTCGTCCAAGAGGCGCTCGGTGGCGTCGTTTATGGCGCCCTGCTGGGTGTATTGCTGCATCATTTCTTTCGCTACTGTGAGGAAGAAACTCAGCTGATGTTGGTCACTTTACTGATCCCGACGGCGGGTTATGTCATCGCCGAAGTGTTAGGTGTGTCGGGACCACTGGCGATGGTGAGTGCGGGGATTATTATCGGTAACTACAGCGTGCCTAAGTATTTTGTGCGCCATGAGCGTGTGAAACTCTACACTTTTTGGTCACTGATTGAGTCCTTCTTTAATGCGCTGCTATTCCTCCTGCTCGGATTATTACTCCTGCTCGTCACCTTTAAGGCGCCATTATGGTGGTTTATGTTAGTGGCCATTCCTCTGGTTTTAGCTGCGCGGGCGGTGAGTGTATTGCTGCCCTATATCGGGTTTAGGTTGGTTAAGTCTTACAATCCCTATGCCGAGTCGATACTTATCTGGGGCGGGCTCAGGGGCGGTTTAGCCTTGGCCATGGCGATGAGCTTACCCGAGGGCGTGATTATCGACTCACAAACTGGTGCCGAGCTGCGAGAGCTTGTGCTCGTGATGACCTATGCCGTCGTGGTGTTTTCAATCCTTGTGCAAGGCTCGAGTATTACGGGGTTAATTCGCCGCAGTAATGCGGTGGCAACAGAGGCTAATCATCAGATTGCATCTGAGCGGACCTAG
- the lptF gene encoding LPS export ABC transporter permease LptF — translation MIVFRYLIREVLKAQMAVLLVLLAIFISQHFVRILADASDGEFPASLIATLIGLNLPYLVVLVLPLSLFLGILMAHGRMYAENEMVILHGVGVSEWYVTRVTLILAVINMLFTGYLSLYVAPWAEEQQNQVLEKAQSEAGLAALVQGRFQASPNGRAVLFVERIGKDNDLDKVFVAQLPDPNDEIGLTNVVVAKGGRVLEDQNGSQQLQLNDGVRYQGSPQQKDYQMIEFGGYKMQIKEQQVDERRRKLSALPLTELMKVEGPEAVAEFHWRLAIPLAIPIMTLIAVPLARVNVRQGKFAKMLPAVLLYLGYFGLMVAGRKALQDGVIPQYLGMWWIHLSALIMGILLLGKDRPLFARLSTAMARKKVAA, via the coding sequence GTGATTGTATTTAGATACCTTATTCGTGAAGTTTTAAAAGCGCAGATGGCGGTGCTTTTAGTACTGTTAGCTATTTTTATTAGCCAACATTTCGTGCGCATATTGGCCGACGCCTCAGACGGTGAATTTCCTGCTTCTCTTATCGCTACCTTGATAGGCCTCAACTTACCCTATCTTGTTGTTCTCGTTTTACCTTTAAGTTTGTTCCTTGGGATCCTCATGGCCCACGGCCGCATGTATGCCGAGAATGAAATGGTCATTCTCCACGGTGTTGGCGTAAGTGAATGGTATGTTACCCGAGTAACTTTGATCCTCGCCGTTATCAACATGTTGTTTACTGGCTATTTATCCCTCTATGTTGCGCCTTGGGCCGAGGAGCAACAAAACCAAGTGCTCGAGAAAGCTCAATCCGAGGCGGGCCTTGCCGCATTAGTGCAGGGGCGTTTTCAGGCGAGCCCTAACGGCCGTGCAGTGCTGTTTGTTGAGCGTATCGGCAAGGATAACGATCTGGATAAAGTGTTTGTGGCCCAGTTGCCTGACCCTAATGACGAAATTGGTTTAACCAACGTGGTCGTGGCTAAGGGCGGACGGGTACTGGAAGATCAGAACGGCTCGCAGCAGTTACAGCTTAATGATGGGGTGCGCTATCAGGGCAGCCCACAACAAAAAGACTACCAAATGATTGAATTTGGTGGTTATAAGATGCAAATCAAAGAGCAACAGGTCGATGAGCGTCGCCGTAAACTCTCAGCCTTACCGCTGACGGAATTGATGAAAGTTGAAGGGCCAGAAGCCGTGGCCGAGTTCCATTGGCGTTTAGCGATTCCGTTGGCGATTCCTATCATGACACTTATTGCCGTGCCGCTGGCGCGAGTCAATGTGCGCCAAGGTAAGTTTGCCAAAATGCTCCCCGCGGTACTGTTATATCTTGGCTACTTTGGCCTGATGGTCGCGGGACGTAAAGCGTTGCAAGATGGTGTTATTCCACAGTATTTAGGCATGTGGTGGATCCATTTGTCGGCACTCATTATGGGGATTTTACTCCTAGGAAAAGACAGACCCTTATTTGCTCGTTTATCGACGGCAATGGCGCGTAAAAAGGTGGCCGCATGA
- the lptG gene encoding LPS export ABC transporter permease LptG, translated as MKILDLYIARVLLSTSALCLLVLTGLSGIIKWVDQLRLVGRGSYSMMDAGIYVLFLVPRDIEMFFPMAVLLGALIGMGMLASNSELVVMQASGMSRLQITLSAMKTAVPLMLMVMALGEWGAPVAEQKANELQAIKLSGGSLIKSHRGIWAKDGDLFVNIGEVADIDKLNNITLYKFNSELKLTNVVHAKSALFSKDSWHLMDVKRTDLSYDEVKLEHLDEDIWRSSLTPDKLSVVSVKPEALSIRGLMGYLDYLKNNSQDPSRYELALWRKVMQPVTVGVMMLVALSFVFGPLRTVTMGARVLLGVVAGFSFYISNEIFGPMSMVYELPAYVGAIAPSLLFTGIAFYFIRR; from the coding sequence ATGAAGATTTTAGACCTTTATATCGCCAGAGTTTTATTAAGCACTTCGGCGCTGTGTTTGCTAGTGCTGACGGGCCTGTCGGGCATCATCAAGTGGGTTGACCAGCTGCGCTTAGTCGGTCGAGGTTCCTACTCCATGATGGATGCGGGCATTTATGTGTTATTCCTCGTGCCTCGCGATATTGAAATGTTTTTCCCGATGGCGGTGCTGTTAGGGGCGCTGATCGGCATGGGGATGCTGGCCTCGAACTCTGAACTGGTGGTGATGCAAGCCTCGGGGATGTCGCGGTTGCAAATCACCTTATCTGCGATGAAAACCGCAGTGCCATTGATGTTGATGGTGATGGCATTGGGAGAGTGGGGCGCGCCAGTGGCCGAGCAAAAGGCGAATGAACTCCAAGCCATTAAACTCTCCGGCGGCAGTTTGATTAAATCCCACCGAGGCATTTGGGCAAAGGATGGTGATTTGTTCGTGAATATTGGCGAAGTCGCCGATATTGATAAGCTGAATAATATTACTTTGTATAAGTTTAACAGTGAGTTAAAGCTTACGAATGTTGTGCATGCCAAGAGTGCCTTGTTCAGTAAGGACAGCTGGCATCTTATGGATGTAAAGCGTACCGACCTAAGCTATGACGAAGTGAAGCTCGAACACTTAGATGAAGATATTTGGCGCTCAAGTCTCACGCCCGACAAACTTAGCGTAGTATCGGTCAAGCCCGAGGCCTTATCGATTCGCGGCTTAATGGGTTATTTAGATTACCTTAAAAATAACAGCCAAGACCCAAGCCGTTACGAATTAGCCCTGTGGCGCAAGGTGATGCAGCCTGTGACGGTCGGGGTGATGATGCTGGTGGCCTTATCCTTTGTGTTTGGGCCGCTGCGGACAGTCACTATGGGAGCGCGGGTGTTGCTCGGCGTGGTGGCAGGGTTTAGCTTCTATATCAGTAACGAGATCTTTGGCCCTATGAGTATGGTATATGAGTTGCCGGCCTACGTGGGGGCTATCGCGCCGAGTCTGTTGTTTACTGGCATAGCCTTCTACTTTATCCGGCGGTGA